One window of the Strix uralensis isolate ZFMK-TIS-50842 chromosome 3, bStrUra1, whole genome shotgun sequence genome contains the following:
- the GCM1 gene encoding chorion-specific transcription factor GCMa, with protein sequence MLKGADDVVTEQEDSASRHGEVMSWDINDIKLPQDIRQIDWFQEWPDSYVKHIYSSEDKNAQRHHSSWAMRNTNNHNSRILKKSCLGVVVCGNNCSTLDGRKIYLRPAICDKARQKQQRKCCPNCNGPLRLLSCRGHGGYPVTNFWRHEGQFIFFQSKGAHDHPRPETKLEAEARRSIQKAQTAFSPSSPRLKRIREIESLTGAMPRTEALPLLFSKPDAYMLPTNFGGHLSKSSWELMLDSCSGQPPYPRAAGEDGDSGEALTWSRSPSLRRTPSTGRPCSSPAVPAADLPCAAPSPQHCAHPRTQHIPASSRHL encoded by the exons atgctgaaaggtGCAGATGATGTTGTTACAGAGCAGGAGGACTCTGCTTCCCGGCATGGAGAAGTTATGAGTTGGGATATCAATGACATCAAGCTTCCCCAG GACATAAGACAGATAGACTGGTTTCAAGAATGGCCAGATTCTTATGTAAAACATATCTACAGCTCAGAGGATAAAAATGCTCAGAGGcaccacagcagctgggcaaTGAGAAACACCAACAACCACAACTCTCGCATCTTAAAAAAGTCCTGCCTTGGGGTGGTGGTCTGTGGCAACAACTGCTCGACCTTGGATGGGAGGAAGATCTACTTAAGACCAGCCATATGTGATAAAGCTAGGCAAAAACAACAGC GGAAGTGCTGTCCAAACTGCAATGGACCCCTGCGGCTCCTTTCCTGCCGAGGCCATGGTGGTTACCCAGTTACCAACTTCTGGAGGCATGAAGGCCaattcatattttttcag tcCAAAGGAGCTCATGACCATCCACGTCCAGAAACAAAACTAGAAGCAGAAGCAAGAAGATCAATCCAAAAAGCACAGACAgctttttctccatcttctccaAGATTAAAAAGAATCCGGGAGATTGAG TCTCTGACAGGTGCAATGCCGAGGACGGAggctttgcctttgcttttttccaaGCCGGATGCTTACATGCTACCTACTAATTTCGGGGGACATTTAAGCAAAAGTTCCTGGGAGCTGATGCTGgacagctgctctgggcagccaCCATACCCAAGGGCAGCTGGAGAGGATGGGGACTCTGGAGAGGCACTGACCTGGAGCAGGAGCCCGTCCCTCAGGAGGACGCCCAGCACCGGGAGGCCTTGCAGCAGCCCTGCCGTCCCTGCGGCCGACCTGCCCTGCGcagccccttccccccagcactgcGCCCACCCCAGAACCCAGCACATCC CCGCCAGCTCTCGGCACCTCTGA